From Pseudoalteromonas viridis, the proteins below share one genomic window:
- a CDS encoding ABC-F family ATPase: protein MLSCNNITMQFGAKPLFENISVKFGDGNRYGLIGANGCGKSTFMKILSKELEASAGNVSYDPNERIAKLNQDQFAYEEFSVVDTVIMGHKELWEIKQERDRIYSLPEMSEEDGMKVADLETQFAEMDGYAAEAKAGELLLGVGIPTEQHYGPMSEVAPGWKLRVLLAQVLFAEPDIMLLDEPTNNLDIYTIKWLEDVLNQRDCTMIIISHDRHFLNSVCTHMADIDYGDLRIYPGNYDEYMLAATQARERLLADNAKKKAQISELQQFVARFSANASKAKQATSRAKQIDKIQLEEVKASSRQNPFIRFEQSKQLFRNALELENLSQGFDDTLFSGLNGLVEVGEKVAIIGENGVGKTTLLNTLAGRMAPKSGEFKWSENANIGYYAQDHADEFEKDLDLFQWMEQWQQEGDDEQVVRGFLGRMLFSQNDIKKSVKVISGGEQGRMLFGKLMMHKPNILLMDEPTNHMDMESIESLNMALEQYEGTLFFVSHDRQFVSSLATRIWEIKDGQIIDFQGTYDEYLAKQAAEQ from the coding sequence ATGCTGTCTTGTAACAACATCACCATGCAGTTTGGCGCTAAGCCGCTGTTTGAAAATATCTCGGTCAAATTTGGCGACGGTAATCGCTATGGTCTGATCGGCGCCAATGGCTGCGGTAAATCGACCTTTATGAAGATCCTCAGCAAAGAGCTTGAGGCCAGCGCGGGTAACGTTTCTTACGACCCCAACGAGCGCATTGCGAAACTTAATCAGGATCAGTTTGCCTACGAGGAATTCTCTGTGGTCGACACGGTTATCATGGGCCATAAAGAGTTGTGGGAAATAAAACAGGAGCGCGACCGCATCTACTCGCTGCCTGAAATGAGCGAAGAAGACGGTATGAAAGTGGCCGATCTGGAAACTCAGTTTGCCGAAATGGACGGTTATGCCGCCGAAGCTAAAGCCGGTGAGCTGCTGCTGGGTGTGGGCATTCCAACCGAACAACACTACGGACCTATGTCTGAAGTTGCACCCGGCTGGAAACTACGAGTGCTGCTGGCGCAGGTGCTGTTTGCCGAGCCAGACATCATGCTGCTCGACGAACCCACCAACAACCTGGACATCTACACCATCAAGTGGCTGGAAGACGTTCTGAACCAGCGCGACTGCACTATGATCATCATCTCGCACGACCGTCACTTCCTGAACTCGGTGTGTACTCATATGGCTGATATCGACTATGGCGATCTGCGCATTTACCCGGGCAACTACGACGAATATATGCTGGCCGCCACCCAGGCGCGGGAGCGTCTGCTAGCTGACAACGCCAAGAAAAAAGCTCAGATCTCTGAACTTCAGCAGTTTGTTGCGCGCTTCTCAGCAAACGCGTCTAAAGCAAAGCAAGCCACTTCGCGTGCCAAACAGATAGATAAGATCCAGCTGGAAGAAGTTAAAGCATCAAGCCGTCAGAACCCGTTTATTCGTTTTGAGCAATCCAAACAGCTATTCCGAAATGCGCTGGAACTGGAAAACCTGTCACAAGGCTTTGACGATACTCTGTTCAGTGGCCTCAACGGGCTGGTCGAAGTGGGCGAAAAAGTCGCTATCATCGGTGAAAATGGCGTGGGTAAAACCACCTTGCTGAACACCCTAGCCGGGCGCATGGCACCTAAGTCGGGTGAGTTTAAATGGTCTGAAAATGCCAACATTGGCTACTATGCTCAGGACCATGCGGATGAGTTTGAAAAAGACTTAGATCTGTTTCAGTGGATGGAGCAGTGGCAGCAGGAAGGCGATGATGAACAGGTAGTTCGTGGCTTCCTGGGTCGTATGCTGTTCTCACAAAACGACATCAAAAAGTCGGTAAAAGTGATTTCCGGGGGTGAGCAGGGTCGCATGCTATTCGGTAAGCTGATGATGCACAAACCGAATATTCTGTTGATGGATGAACCGACCAACCACATGGATATGGAATCCATTGAGTCACTGAATATGGCACTGGAGCAGTACGAAGGAACCCTGTTCTTCGTGTCACACGACCGCCAGTTTGTTTCTTCTCTGGCCACTCGCATTTGGGAGATCAAAGACGGTCAGATCATTGACTTCCAGGGCACTTACGACGAATACCTGGCTAAGCAAGCAGCTGAGCAGTAA
- a CDS encoding SUMF1/EgtB/PvdO family nonheme iron enzyme: MKFTLRHSTLLLLTICAPALAGKTPSPIEPIMVTIPAGSFTMGTTDNKNSQPVHTVTLPEFSLGKYEVTVREYRRFVEATGFVAPQECYHQLDSWFIGSTPGSWDNNSLTDNEFQPAICVSWAGAKAYVDWLAKTTGKPYRLPTEAEWEYAAKGAVQTRFYFGNDPKHPSVCQYENTADLSGENELQRTTSSTYVNFVDGFADCVDHATYASVVGMYQPNPYGLHDMLSNVAELMGDCFEGDYQNARSDGKALPSEQCDRRAVRGSSWHWNIWPVTRRGSQPENFAGAAEGFRVALDGQAPKASKTTQQFKKQLAFAQQQEQSRRDQQFAYPMPVTGLTLSQSHGNTVLSWDPSSEKDIAGYRIYRNQSAGSMFALMADNVIDTRFIDANASPNVYEYTVVAVRRNLQSNYSNVVKTPGTVFLIPGRIEAEYAHAITGANSARTSDIDGRFNLTGGNGIAEGAQLKYQINVSQSGHYRLSYRIAGPRDGKGFTVTLDDKPLGKYAVKGTGGFHQWQTQQGPRIFLNAGQHTLTLHSQDSHWKLNWLALDSE; this comes from the coding sequence ATGAAATTCACACTTCGCCATTCGACGCTTTTGCTGCTGACCATCTGTGCACCCGCACTCGCCGGTAAAACCCCTTCACCCATTGAACCCATTATGGTCACGATCCCGGCAGGCAGTTTTACTATGGGTACTACAGACAATAAAAACAGCCAGCCGGTTCATACTGTCACGCTGCCAGAGTTTAGCCTGGGCAAATATGAAGTCACGGTCAGAGAGTACCGACGCTTTGTAGAAGCGACCGGCTTTGTGGCACCGCAGGAATGCTATCACCAGCTTGATAGCTGGTTTATTGGCAGCACACCGGGTAGCTGGGATAACAACAGCCTGACAGACAATGAGTTCCAGCCTGCTATCTGTGTGAGCTGGGCGGGCGCGAAAGCCTATGTGGACTGGCTGGCAAAAACAACCGGGAAACCCTACCGGCTGCCCACTGAGGCGGAATGGGAATATGCGGCAAAAGGAGCGGTTCAGACGCGCTTTTATTTTGGCAACGACCCCAAACATCCCTCAGTCTGCCAATATGAAAACACGGCAGATCTCAGTGGTGAAAATGAATTACAGCGTACCACCAGCAGTACCTATGTGAACTTTGTTGATGGTTTTGCCGATTGTGTCGATCATGCTACGTATGCCAGTGTTGTTGGCATGTACCAGCCCAACCCCTATGGTTTGCACGACATGCTCAGCAACGTAGCCGAATTGATGGGTGATTGCTTTGAGGGCGACTATCAGAACGCCCGCTCCGATGGCAAAGCCTTACCGTCCGAGCAGTGTGACAGGCGCGCCGTGCGCGGCAGCAGCTGGCACTGGAATATCTGGCCTGTTACCCGCCGCGGTAGCCAGCCCGAAAACTTTGCCGGAGCTGCGGAAGGCTTTCGCGTCGCACTAGATGGTCAGGCGCCTAAAGCCAGCAAAACCACGCAACAATTTAAAAAACAGCTCGCCTTCGCGCAGCAGCAGGAACAAAGTCGGCGCGACCAGCAGTTTGCTTACCCTATGCCAGTAACTGGCCTCACCCTGTCACAAAGCCATGGTAATACTGTACTCAGCTGGGATCCTAGCTCAGAAAAAGACATCGCCGGTTATCGTATTTATCGAAATCAAAGTGCAGGCTCTATGTTTGCACTGATGGCTGACAATGTCATAGATACTCGATTTATTGATGCCAATGCCTCTCCCAATGTATATGAGTATACGGTGGTTGCGGTGCGCCGTAACCTGCAAAGTAACTACAGTAATGTGGTTAAAACCCCAGGGACGGTCTTCTTAATTCCTGGCAGAATTGAAGCAGAATACGCCCATGCAATCACAGGCGCAAACTCAGCCCGTACCTCAGACATTGACGGGCGCTTTAACCTCACCGGTGGCAATGGTATAGCCGAAGGCGCACAATTAAAATACCAGATCAATGTTAGCCAAAGCGGACACTATCGCCTGAGTTACCGAATTGCCGGACCGCGCGATGGTAAGGGCTTTACGGTAACCCTTGACGACAAGCCTCTGGGTAAATACGCAGTAAAAGGCACCGGTGGTTTTCACCAGTGGCAAACGCAGCAGGGTCCGCGTATCTTCCTGAATGCCGGTCAGCATACATTGACCCTTCATTCTCAAGACAGCCACTGGAAACTGAACTGGCTGGCATTAGATAGCGAATAA